CAGGGACGGCCGGTCGACCCGGGCGGCGACGTCCTCGAGCGACGCCGTCCCCAGCAGCGTGACCGGGGCGTCGAAGACGACCCCGCCCCGCGGCGCCGCCGCGAGCTGGACGGGGCGTCCGAGGAAGTCCGACAGCAGCTCGGAGTGCGGCCCGTCGGTGAGCGCGAGCTCGACCGTCCGACCCCAGTAGTCGCAGGCGAGGGTCTCGCCGGTCGGCTCCGGCTCGAACGCGGCGCCGGTGCCGTCGGGGAGCACCATCGCGAGCTCGTCGCCGGTCTGCTCGGCGACCACGCCGATCAGCGACGGGTGCTGGACGGTCCGCAGCACCCGCGCCGCCTCGACGTCGACCAGGCACCAGGCGCGGTCGCCGACGGCGCCGAGGTCGTCCAGCCGCACGCCCGGCACCGGCTGGTGCCGCAGGCCCTTCACCGGCGAGAAGCCGGCCGAGCGGACGACCAGGGAGTCGGTCATGCGCTCATCGTGCCACCGTCGTCAGCCGCGCACCGACCCCGCCGTCAGCCCCGCGACGAAGTAGCGCTGGAGGAAGACGTACGCCACGACGAGCGGCGCGGACGCGACCAGCACCCCGGTGAAGAGCAGGGGGTAGTCGGTGAGGAACTCGCCCTGGAAGTCCAGCAGCGCCAGCGGCAGCGTGCGCTTCTCCGGCGTCTGGATGAACAGCAGCGGGTAGAGCAGGTCGTTCCACTGGATCACCACCAGGAAGATCGCGGTGGCGGCGATCGACGGCAGCGACAGCGGCAGCACGACCGACCGGAGCGTCTGCCACGGCCCGGCGCCGTCGAGCGCGGACGCCTCGTAGAGCTCGGGCGGCAGGGTGCGCATGAAGCCGGCCAGGATGAACACCGCGACCGGCAGGCACACGACGGTCTCGATCAGCACCAGTCCGACCAGGCT
Above is a genomic segment from Nocardioides okcheonensis containing:
- a CDS encoding MOSC domain-containing protein translates to MTDSLVVRSAGFSPVKGLRHQPVPGVRLDDLGAVGDRAWCLVDVEAARVLRTVQHPSLIGVVAEQTGDELAMVLPDGTGAAFEPEPTGETLACDYWGRTVELALTDGPHSELLSDFLGRPVQLAAAPRGGVVFDAPVTLLGTASLEDVAARVDRPSLVSEAARFRATLVVETSEPYVEDTWLGGEVAVGSAVLRIGGPIPRCAVVDHHPETGARDLRLLKALVEHRPVNAANEPVFGVYATVVRPGVVG
- a CDS encoding carbohydrate ABC transporter permease, which gives rise to MIASLSRRALLGLYALLILLPLSLVLTGSFKTTPELFDSPFGLPSTLSLDNFRTVLGEQAMSTALLNSALVAGGGVLLTLTVAVLASYGIARIPGWPGWAIHGFLVLGMAVPAQANMIPQYVLFDRLGLLNSLVGLVLIETVVCLPVAVFILAGFMRTLPPELYEASALDGAGPWQTLRSVVLPLSLPSIAATAIFLVVIQWNDLLYPLLFIQTPEKRTLPLALLDFQGEFLTDYPLLFTGVLVASAPLVVAYVFLQRYFVAGLTAGSVRG